In Gloeocapsa sp. PCC 73106, the following proteins share a genomic window:
- the cysC gene encoding adenylyl-sulfate kinase produces the protein MKQRGVTVWFTGLSGAGKTTITTAVAELLKEKGYGFEILDGDIVRENLTKGLGFSKEDRDTNIRRIGFVSHLLTRNGVIVLVSAISPYREIREEVRGTIGDFVEIFVNAPLNVCEDRDVKGLYKRARAGEIKSFTGIDDPYEPPLNPEVECRTDLEELSESVNKVFAKLQELGYIQEQIAVSV, from the coding sequence ATGAAGCAACGCGGAGTAACAGTCTGGTTTACAGGTCTAAGTGGCGCTGGAAAAACTACTATAACCACTGCAGTGGCTGAGCTATTAAAAGAGAAAGGCTATGGTTTTGAGATTCTAGATGGTGATATCGTGCGCGAAAATCTCACCAAAGGTTTAGGATTTAGCAAAGAGGATCGCGATACAAATATACGCCGCATCGGTTTTGTCTCTCATTTGTTAACTCGTAATGGTGTGATCGTCCTAGTTTCTGCTATTTCTCCCTATCGTGAGATTCGCGAAGAAGTGCGCGGTACAATTGGCGACTTTGTAGAAATTTTTGTCAATGCTCCTTTGAACGTTTGTGAAGATCGAGACGTTAAAGGCTTGTACAAGCGCGCGAGAGCTGGAGAAATCAAGTCTTTTACGGGTATTGACGATCCCTATGAACCACCGTTGAATCCAGAAGTAGAGTGCAGAACGGACTTAGAAGAGCTGTCGGAAAGCGTTAACAAGGTTTTTGCTAAACTCCAAGAGTTGGGCTACATTCAAGAGCAAATTGCTGTTTCAGTCTAA
- a CDS encoding TIGR00297 family protein, protein MFSEFSINNPWLIGAGVNSFLLAIALITPKKLLTLAGLANAWLLGVIIWATLGLPGYVVVMFYFLVGSGVTRIGMAQKEAEGIAEKRSGARGPENVWGSALVGAICALATLWLEADWLLLLGYVASFSTKLSDTTASEIGKAYGQRTFLITTLQCVPRGTEGAVSLEGTLAGIVASAVIALVGWGVGLITPMGIIYCVIAAFVATTLESLIGATVQSKFTWLTNELVNVINTFLGAAIAIFLVYVNG, encoded by the coding sequence GTGTTTTCAGAGTTTAGTATTAATAATCCTTGGTTGATTGGCGCTGGAGTTAATAGTTTTTTACTGGCGATCGCTCTAATCACACCCAAGAAATTACTTACCCTCGCTGGTTTAGCCAACGCTTGGTTATTAGGAGTAATCATCTGGGCTACTCTGGGGTTACCGGGTTACGTCGTAGTCATGTTTTACTTTTTGGTAGGTTCTGGGGTAACTAGAATAGGTATGGCTCAAAAGGAAGCCGAGGGAATCGCCGAAAAGCGTTCCGGTGCTAGAGGTCCAGAAAATGTTTGGGGTTCAGCTTTAGTTGGGGCTATTTGTGCTTTAGCTACCCTCTGGTTAGAAGCGGATTGGCTATTACTCCTTGGTTATGTGGCTAGCTTTAGTACTAAGCTCTCAGATACTACCGCTAGTGAGATTGGCAAAGCCTATGGTCAAAGAACGTTTCTGATTACCACTCTCCAATGCGTCCCCCGGGGAACAGAGGGAGCTGTCAGTCTGGAGGGAACTTTAGCAGGAATCGTCGCTTCCGCAGTAATAGCGCTGGTAGGTTGGGGTGTGGGTTTAATTACGCCTATGGGGATTATTTATTGCGTGATTGCGGCTTTTGTCGCTACGACCCTAGAGAGTTTAATTGGTGCTACTGTACAATCTAAATTTACTTGGCTTACTAATGAATTGGTGAATGTCATTAATACCTTCTTAGGGGCGGCGATCGCTATCTTTTTGGTCTATGTCAACGGATAA
- a CDS encoding DUF3750 domain-containing protein: MSTDNHPLVQLRAAKIPFIGNIAVHYWLVTWHNQSVDRWEVWQRAHRCQHSWGHLHRNLMYYAQGVGNGASWVEAEWQGMEADLLIATIINSPDSYPYKYLYRYWPGPNSNTYVQWILNQAQTQYSLSSLGIGKDY; encoded by the coding sequence ATGTCAACGGATAATCATCCACTGGTGCAATTGAGAGCCGCTAAAATACCCTTTATTGGGAACATAGCGGTTCACTATTGGCTGGTTACATGGCACAATCAAAGCGTTGATCGCTGGGAAGTGTGGCAAAGAGCCCACCGCTGTCAACATAGTTGGGGTCATTTGCATCGTAATCTTATGTACTATGCTCAAGGGGTGGGTAACGGCGCTAGTTGGGTTGAAGCCGAATGGCAAGGAATGGAAGCAGATTTATTAATAGCTACGATTATCAATAGTCCTGATAGCTACCCCTACAAATACTTATATCGCTATTGGCCTGGACCTAATAGTAATACTTATGTGCAGTGGATTTTAAACCAAGCACAGACTCAATATTCACTCAGCTCTCTAGGTATAGGCAAAGATTATTAA
- a CDS encoding cysteine synthase A — MDIKDGFVGTVGNTPLIRLKSFSEATGCEILGKAEFLNPGGSVKDRAALYIIQDAEAQGILKPGGTVVEGTAGNTGIGLAHICNAKGYKCLIIIPDTQSQEKMDTLRLLGAEVRPVPAVPYKDPNNYVKLSGRIASEMENAIWANQFDNLANRQAHYETTGPEIWQQTGGKIDAWVASTGTGGTFAGVALFLKEKNPEIKCVVADPLGSGLYSYVKTGKITIQGNSITEGIGNSRITANMEGVPIDDAIQVDDPEAIRVIYQLLRQDGLLMGGSVGINVGAAIALAKEMGPGHTIVTVLCDGGARYQSRLYNPEWLKTKGL, encoded by the coding sequence ATGGATATTAAAGACGGTTTTGTAGGTACAGTGGGGAATACTCCCCTAATTCGCTTAAAAAGCTTCAGCGAAGCAACGGGCTGCGAGATTTTGGGTAAAGCAGAATTTCTTAATCCCGGGGGTTCCGTCAAAGATCGCGCCGCTTTATATATTATTCAAGACGCCGAAGCTCAGGGTATACTCAAACCAGGTGGTACCGTGGTAGAAGGAACCGCGGGTAATACGGGTATCGGTTTAGCACATATTTGTAATGCAAAAGGGTATAAGTGTCTAATTATTATCCCAGATACTCAATCCCAAGAGAAAATGGATACTCTCAGGCTATTGGGCGCAGAAGTACGTCCTGTTCCCGCTGTACCCTACAAAGATCCCAATAACTACGTCAAACTATCTGGGCGCATCGCCTCCGAAATGGAAAACGCTATCTGGGCTAATCAATTTGATAATTTAGCTAATCGTCAAGCCCATTATGAAACCACTGGACCAGAAATTTGGCAACAAACCGGGGGAAAAATAGACGCTTGGGTAGCATCTACCGGTACAGGGGGTACTTTTGCAGGAGTTGCTTTATTTCTTAAAGAGAAAAATCCCGAGATTAAGTGTGTGGTAGCTGATCCTCTCGGAAGTGGTTTATATAGTTACGTGAAAACCGGAAAGATTACGATTCAGGGCAATTCCATCACCGAAGGTATTGGGAACAGTCGCATTACTGCCAATATGGAAGGAGTACCCATAGATGACGCGATTCAAGTAGATGACCCCGAAGCGATCAGGGTAATTTATCAGTTACTGCGTCAAGATGGATTATTAATGGGAGGTTCGGTTGGTATTAATGTGGGTGCAGCGATAGCTTTAGCTAAAGAGATGGGTCCGGGTCACACAATTGTCACCGTCCTCTGCGATGGAGGTGCGCGTTATCAATCTCGACTCTACAACCCAGAATGGTTAAAAACAAAAGGTCTTTGA
- a CDS encoding bifunctional orotidine-5'-phosphate decarboxylase/orotate phosphoribosyltransferase — translation MSFFEKLNQAIALNQSLLLIGLDPNPEMIPPKYLKGGKISKAQLRDWLTEAIAQTSDLVCAYKPTLGFYQALGVEGIELLIEILQIIPKHIPVILDAKHGDLNSSSRFAETIFEDWAVDAVTISPYAGQDQAIPFLLYPDKGVFVLCCTSNPGASILQEYPQSAFPLYLQVVREAKNWGTPEQIFLEVGTTQTEIISKIRAIAPERTLLLRSFWQEAIHKSDILSTGLSAKGEGLILPIPQDWLSETNLREKVITLNQEVNEIRAATNNYCDLWTSNVCLLQQHPHQELILQLYDIGCLLFGDFVQASGATFSYYIDLRKIISQPQLFHQVLHAYAKIVEKLTFDRIAGIPYGALPTATGLALMLHHPMIFPRKEVKAHGTRRMIEGHYQPGEKVVVIDDILISGNSALEGAAKLQSCGLIIQDIVVFINHERGVTERLQDQGYQAYAVMTISEISNTLYAAGRITEKQYQCLTDKNDNYGY, via the coding sequence ATGAGTTTTTTTGAAAAATTAAATCAGGCGATCGCACTCAATCAGAGCCTATTATTAATAGGTTTAGATCCCAACCCGGAAATGATTCCCCCAAAGTACTTAAAGGGGGGTAAAATCAGCAAAGCTCAATTGAGAGATTGGTTAACCGAGGCGATCGCTCAAACCTCGGATTTGGTCTGTGCTTATAAACCCACCTTAGGATTCTACCAAGCTCTTGGCGTAGAGGGCATAGAATTATTAATCGAAATTCTCCAAATCATTCCCAAACATATCCCTGTTATTTTAGACGCTAAACACGGCGATCTTAACAGTAGCAGTCGCTTCGCTGAGACTATTTTTGAAGATTGGGCAGTAGACGCAGTTACCATTAGTCCTTATGCAGGACAAGATCAAGCTATACCCTTTTTGCTTTATCCTGATAAAGGAGTATTCGTGCTCTGTTGTACCTCCAATCCTGGTGCATCTATTCTACAGGAATACCCACAGTCGGCTTTTCCCCTTTATCTGCAAGTGGTGCGAGAAGCGAAAAACTGGGGAACTCCAGAACAAATATTTTTAGAAGTAGGAACGACTCAAACCGAAATAATTAGTAAAATTAGAGCTATAGCCCCAGAAAGAACGCTACTATTGCGCAGTTTTTGGCAAGAAGCGATCCACAAGAGCGATATTTTAAGCACTGGTTTATCAGCAAAGGGTGAAGGATTAATCTTACCGATTCCTCAAGACTGGTTGAGTGAGACTAATCTGCGCGAAAAAGTGATCACTCTCAATCAAGAAGTCAATGAAATTAGAGCTGCAACTAATAATTACTGCGATTTATGGACGTCAAACGTCTGTCTACTCCAACAACATCCTCATCAAGAGTTAATCTTACAACTCTATGACATTGGCTGCTTATTATTTGGTGATTTTGTCCAAGCTTCAGGAGCGACTTTTTCCTACTACATTGACTTAAGAAAAATTATTTCTCAACCCCAATTATTCCATCAAGTACTCCATGCTTATGCCAAAATAGTGGAAAAATTAACCTTCGATCGCATCGCAGGTATTCCCTACGGAGCTTTACCCACAGCTACCGGTTTAGCATTGATGCTCCATCATCCTATGATTTTTCCCCGCAAAGAGGTAAAAGCCCACGGTACTCGTCGTATGATCGAAGGTCACTATCAACCCGGAGAAAAGGTAGTCGTAATCGATGATATCTTAATCTCTGGGAATAGCGCCCTAGAAGGAGCCGCTAAATTGCAATCCTGTGGTTTAATAATTCAAGATATCGTCGTATTTATCAACCATGAACGAGGTGTAACAGAGAGATTACAAGATCAAGGCTATCAAGCCTACGCAGTTATGACCATTTCTGAGATTAGTAACACACTCTACGCGGCAGGACGTATAACTGAAAAGCAATATCAATGTTTAACTGATAAAAATGATAATTATGGATATTAA
- a CDS encoding AraC family transcriptional regulator, producing MSLIPSEKQNLIVIEVTKPNPTKEIFPDPPLLSGNHLGWNKVNVLHCRNRHDTPEHYSESNIIVVNLQTYPKNTWNIWLDGKCYEPDQQMGSLGIFPANTIIRSVSKDWVSFVSLLPDSMFFKTIAQEWIDPARGELIPQPFTQSDPFILGTGLALKSELESDALGGNLYYESMSVALAAHLLRQYSTSVPTIKVYQKGLAKNKLKQALEYLQEHLAEGVTLEAIAQELDISQYYFCHLFKRSMGIPPHKYLNQQRIERAKQLLAKEKLSIAEIGERVGFSNQSHFIKLFRRFIGMTPGNYREKSLNRTTNC from the coding sequence ATGAGTTTAATACCATCTGAAAAGCAGAACTTGATTGTAATAGAAGTAACAAAACCAAATCCGACAAAGGAAATTTTTCCTGATCCTCCTTTACTCAGTGGCAACCATCTAGGCTGGAACAAGGTTAATGTTCTTCATTGTCGCAATCGTCACGATACACCTGAGCATTACTCAGAGTCAAATATTATTGTAGTAAATTTACAAACATATCCCAAAAACACCTGGAATATATGGTTAGACGGTAAATGCTACGAACCTGACCAACAAATGGGCTCATTAGGGATTTTTCCGGCAAATACTATTATTCGCTCTGTATCTAAAGATTGGGTAAGTTTTGTCAGTTTGCTTCCTGATTCAATGTTTTTTAAGACTATAGCTCAAGAATGGATAGATCCTGCGCGTGGTGAGCTGATTCCTCAACCTTTTACCCAATCAGATCCTTTTATTCTGGGAACGGGATTAGCACTCAAATCGGAGCTAGAGTCGGATGCTCTGGGGGGAAACTTGTACTATGAATCAATGTCCGTTGCTTTGGCGGCGCATTTACTGAGACAATATTCTACATCTGTGCCTACAATTAAAGTTTACCAAAAAGGTCTGGCTAAAAATAAACTCAAACAAGCTTTAGAGTATCTCCAAGAACATTTAGCAGAAGGAGTGACTCTAGAAGCGATCGCCCAAGAGTTGGACATCAGTCAGTACTATTTCTGTCATCTATTTAAGCGCTCGATGGGAATCCCACCTCACAAATATCTAAACCAACAACGGATAGAACGAGCAAAACAGTTATTAGCTAAGGAAAAGTTATCGATTGCAGAAATAGGAGAACGAGTCGGTTTCTCTAATCAAAGCCATTTTATTAAGCTATTTCGCAGATTTATTGGGATGACACCTGGTAACTATCGGGAAAAGTCTTTAAACAGAACAACAAACTGCTAA
- a CDS encoding DUF6883 domain-containing protein translates to MKLGEIVKKILIDPRKLIEYTLNLDNPKGANKAVMFERHLSFTKDNYELLLEQIYNQVLEAEATFQLRDKHGDRYQVDIEINGAKAGQREVVRTGWIVEPGSDTARLITLYVRKRL, encoded by the coding sequence ATGAAATTAGGAGAAATTGTCAAGAAAATTCTGATTGATCCTCGTAAACTTATAGAGTATACACTTAATCTTGATAACCCTAAAGGTGCAAACAAAGCCGTTATGTTTGAGCGTCATTTGAGTTTCACAAAAGACAACTATGAACTACTTTTAGAACAAATTTACAACCAAGTCTTAGAAGCAGAAGCCACTTTTCAACTGAGAGATAAACATGGCGATCGCTATCAAGTAGATATTGAAATTAACGGAGCTAAAGCAGGTCAAAGAGAAGTTGTTCGGACAGGGTGGATTGTTGAACCAGGTTCGGATACTGCTAGATTAATTACTTTATATGTAAGGAAAAGATTATGA
- a CDS encoding DUF4926 domain-containing protein, with product MTKPELFDLVELLVDLPNEQQVIGAQGTIVECYDGGNYEVEFSNENGETLALYTLASHQFMVVWQARTKKWVTTTDKVTSLINYLSEEKQEELLNFARFLYHQA from the coding sequence ATGACTAAGCCTGAATTATTTGATCTTGTTGAATTACTAGTTGATTTGCCTAACGAGCAACAAGTTATTGGTGCCCAAGGAACAATTGTAGAGTGTTACGACGGGGGAAACTATGAAGTTGAATTTTCCAATGAAAATGGAGAAACTTTGGCTTTATATACCTTAGCTTCTCACCAATTTATGGTAGTATGGCAGGCGAGAACAAAAAAATGGGTCACTACAACTGATAAGGTCACTTCTTTAATTAATTATCTTTCTGAGGAAAAACAAGAAGAACTTTTAAATTTTGCTCGTTTCCTATATCATCAAGCATAA
- a CDS encoding calcium-binding protein → MRGSGNDLFYGGAGNDILSGEAGNDTLSGEAGNDTLYGSIGLNEKDTLIGGSGSDLFVLGHSSTVFYNGDGNNGYAIIVDLGSGDKIQLKGSASNYTLNKSLNFYGTAAKDTAIATNAGDIIGVVGDNTSLISGLNSTFLSYV, encoded by the coding sequence GTGAGAGGGTCTGGAAACGATTTATTTTATGGGGGGGCTGGGAACGATATCCTTAGTGGGGAGGCTGGGAACGATACCCTTAGTGGGGAGGCTGGGAACGATACTCTCTATGGGTCTATAGGACTTAACGAAAAAGACACTTTAATCGGGGGTTCAGGTTCTGATCTTTTCGTTCTAGGTCATTCATCCACCGTATTTTACAACGGCGATGGTAATAACGGTTACGCTATTATTGTCGATCTAGGATCTGGAGATAAAATTCAACTGAAGGGGTCTGCTAGCAATTACACTTTAAACAAAAGCCTTAACTTTTACGGGACAGCAGCTAAGGATACAGCGATCGCAACCAATGCAGGCGATATTATAGGGGTAGTCGGAGATAACACCAGTTTAATTAGTGGGTTAAATAGCACATTTTTAAGCTATGTTTAG
- a CDS encoding BrnT family toxin: protein MRYGWDKEKNRRNLERHGITFEDAIRIFEGVTLEEEDDRFDYGETRIYAIGLVNGLEITVIYTDRNDDERRIILAWRAEPHERRVYWRSINE, encoded by the coding sequence ATGAGATATGGTTGGGATAAAGAGAAAAACCGCCGCAATCTTGAACGGCATGGAATCACTTTTGAGGACGCAATACGAATTTTTGAGGGGGTGACTCTTGAAGAGGAAGATGACCGTTTCGATTATGGCGAAACTCGCATTTACGCCATTGGGCTTGTGAACGGGCTAGAAATAACGGTAATTTACACCGACAGAAACGATGATGAGAGACGCATCATTTTGGCTTGGAGAGCAGAACCTCATGAACGACGAGTATACTGGCGAAGCATCAATGAATGA
- a CDS encoding BrnA antitoxin family protein, with amino-acid sequence MNETGTDWDRLHRMSEAEIHAAISGDPDIIPTNEAFWENAELVMPQRRPTITLSLDADVLAWLRNQGDDYQNRINAILRSYINAQDDGVN; translated from the coding sequence ATGAATGAAACTGGCACAGATTGGGATCGTCTGCATCGTATGAGCGAAGCAGAGATTCATGCCGCCATTAGCGGCGACCCAGACATTATCCCGACAAATGAGGCTTTTTGGGAAAATGCCGAACTGGTCATGCCGCAGCGCAGGCCCACCATTACGCTTAGCCTTGATGCTGATGTATTAGCATGGCTAAGAAATCAGGGCGATGATTATCAAAATCGTATCAACGCTATTCTACGGTCTTACATAAATGCCCAAGACGACGGAGTAAATTGA
- a CDS encoding Uma2 family endonuclease: MIASYTLDFSSVCQLTDEQFYKLCRKNPDTKLERNAQGEIIIMPPTGGETGKLNAKLTSRFVVWNEQTQLGEVFDSSTCFKFPNGANRSPDVSWIKQERWNTLTSEEKEKFPPIVPDFVIELMSPSDDLSQTQRKMEEYIEQGVKLGWLINPKNRQVEIYRPGRDVEIVESSTMLAGEDILSGFVLDLQIVWKSV; encoded by the coding sequence ATGATCGCTTCTTATACTCTCGACTTTTCCTCAGTCTGTCAACTCACCGACGAGCAATTTTATAAACTGTGTAGAAAAAATCCAGACACCAAGCTTGAACGTAATGCTCAAGGAGAAATTATTATTATGCCTCCCACAGGTGGGGAAACAGGAAAACTTAATGCTAAACTAACAAGTCGCTTTGTTGTCTGGAACGAACAAACCCAATTAGGTGAAGTCTTTGATTCTTCCACCTGTTTCAAATTTCCTAATGGGGCTAACCGTTCGCCGGATGTCTCCTGGATTAAACAGGAAAGATGGAATACCCTCACCTCTGAAGAAAAAGAAAAGTTTCCCCCCATCGTCCCTGATTTTGTCATTGAATTAATGTCTCCTAGCGATGACCTATCACAAACCCAGAGAAAAATGGAGGAATATATCGAACAGGGGGTTAAACTCGGGTGGTTAATTAACCCGAAAAACCGCCAAGTAGAAATTTATCGACCAGGACGCGATGTAGAAATTGTGGAATCCTCTACTATGCTAGCGGGGGAAGATATTCTGTCGGGTTTTGTTCTGGATTTGCAGATTGTTTGGAAAAGTGTCTAG
- a CDS encoding heme-copper oxidase subunit III: protein MQGSTVNHPIVSETHTDHNGHGHHHDFRMFGVVLFLAAEGMIFLGLFSAFLIYRAMLPVWPPEGTPELEKLLPGINSIILISSSFVMHRGQSAIKKNDISGLRFWFAITAVMGAIFLAGQLYEYFHLEFGLTTNLFASSFYVLTGFHGLHVTIGLLLILFVLARSQRPGHYSSVSHFGVEAAELYWHFVDVVWVILFVLVYIL, encoded by the coding sequence ATGCAAGGTTCAACAGTAAATCACCCTATTGTCTCAGAAACCCACACAGATCATAATGGTCACGGACATCATCACGACTTCCGTATGTTCGGGGTTGTTTTATTCCTCGCGGCTGAAGGAATGATCTTTTTGGGTCTATTTTCGGCTTTCTTAATCTACCGCGCTATGTTGCCGGTTTGGCCTCCTGAGGGAACTCCTGAATTAGAAAAGCTTTTACCGGGAATTAACAGTATTATCCTGATTTCTAGTAGCTTCGTCATGCATCGCGGACAAAGCGCTATCAAGAAAAATGATATTTCTGGTTTGCGTTTTTGGTTTGCGATTACCGCTGTCATGGGTGCTATCTTTTTAGCAGGACAACTCTATGAGTATTTTCATCTCGAGTTTGGTCTGACTACTAATCTTTTTGCCAGTAGTTTCTATGTGTTGACCGGATTCCACGGTCTCCACGTCACCATAGGTTTACTGCTGATTCTGTTTGTTTTAGCGCGATCGCAACGTCCTGGTCACTATTCCAGTGTGAGTCATTTCGGCGTAGAAGCGGCTGAACTCTATTGGCACTTCGTTGATGTCGTTTGGGTCATTCTCTTTGTCCTGGTTTACATACTTTAG
- the ctaD gene encoding cytochrome c oxidase subunit I yields the protein MTTTAITTTKQRKWQDYFTFCTDHKVIGIQYLVMSFFFYFIGGIFAEIMRTELATPEPNIVNPELYNQLLTLHGTIMIFLWIVPAGAGFANYLIPLMVGAEDMAFPRLNALAFWMTPPGGILLLSSFLVGAPQSGWTSYPPLSLLSGKWGEEIWILSILIVGTSSILGALNFITTILKMRIPDMDIHSMPLFCWAMLATSALALLATPVLAAALILLSFDLIAGTSFFNPVGGGDPVVYQHLFWFYSHPAVYIMILPFFGIISEVLPVHSRKPIFGYRAIAYSSLAISFLGLIVWAHHMFTSGTPGWLRMFFMATTMLIAVPTGIKVFSWCGTLWGGKLSLNTSLLFGIGFVSSFLIGGLSGVMLASVPFDIHVHDTYFIVAHLHYVLFGGSVLGLYAGVYHWFPKMTGRMVNETLGRLHFAMTFIGLNITFLPMHQLGLMGMNRRIALYDVEFQPLNLVVTMGSYILALSTIPFVINVLWSINKGKEAGRNPWRSLTLEWQTSSPPAIENFTEEPVLWAGPYEYGIDFESSAPESVQDLLAEVASEG from the coding sequence ATGACGACCACAGCAATTACAACCACCAAACAACGTAAGTGGCAAGACTACTTTACCTTTTGTACTGACCACAAAGTAATTGGGATCCAATACTTGGTCATGTCCTTTTTCTTTTACTTTATCGGTGGTATCTTCGCTGAAATTATGCGCACCGAGTTAGCTACCCCCGAACCCAACATAGTTAATCCAGAACTTTATAATCAGCTACTCACCCTCCACGGCACAATTATGATTTTTCTCTGGATCGTGCCGGCGGGGGCGGGTTTTGCTAATTATCTGATTCCTCTGATGGTTGGGGCTGAGGATATGGCTTTTCCTCGTTTGAACGCCTTAGCGTTTTGGATGACTCCACCTGGGGGTATCTTGTTACTGAGCAGCTTCTTGGTAGGAGCACCTCAATCAGGCTGGACTTCCTATCCTCCTCTGAGTTTACTAAGTGGTAAATGGGGTGAAGAAATCTGGATTCTCAGTATTTTGATTGTGGGAACCTCCTCGATTTTGGGAGCGCTCAATTTTATCACCACGATCCTTAAAATGCGGATTCCTGATATGGATATCCACAGTATGCCCCTATTCTGCTGGGCTATGCTCGCTACTTCTGCTTTGGCTTTACTCGCTACCCCCGTTTTAGCCGCGGCTTTGATCCTACTATCATTTGATTTGATTGCAGGAACTAGCTTCTTTAATCCAGTGGGTGGTGGGGATCCCGTTGTTTATCAACATTTGTTTTGGTTTTACTCCCACCCTGCGGTATACATCATGATTTTACCTTTCTTTGGTATTATATCGGAAGTATTGCCGGTACACTCTCGTAAACCCATCTTCGGTTATCGAGCGATCGCCTACTCTAGTTTGGCTATCAGCTTTTTGGGTTTGATCGTCTGGGCGCACCATATGTTTACTAGTGGTACTCCCGGTTGGTTGCGGATGTTCTTTATGGCTACTACCATGCTCATCGCTGTACCTACGGGGATTAAAGTCTTTAGTTGGTGCGGTACTCTTTGGGGTGGCAAATTAAGCCTCAATACTTCTTTACTATTCGGTATTGGTTTTGTTTCTTCCTTCTTAATTGGAGGTTTAAGCGGGGTCATGCTGGCTTCGGTTCCCTTTGATATCCACGTTCACGATACCTATTTTATCGTTGCTCATTTACACTACGTTCTCTTTGGCGGTAGCGTTTTGGGCTTGTACGCAGGGGTATATCACTGGTTTCCGAAAATGACTGGACGCATGGTCAATGAAACCCTGGGAAGACTCCACTTCGCTATGACTTTTATTGGTTTAAACATTACCTTTTTACCAATGCACCAGTTGGGTTTGATGGGGATGAATCGTCGTATCGCCCTTTATGATGTGGAATTTCAACCACTAAACTTGGTCGTTACGATGGGTTCTTATATTCTGGCATTATCGACCATTCCCTTTGTGATCAACGTGCTTTGGAGTATAAATAAGGGTAAAGAAGCGGGACGTAACCCCTGGCGTAGCTTGACTCTCGAATGGCAAACTTCCTCGCCTCCTGCAATTGAAAACTTTACCGAAGAACCAGTATTATGGGCGGGTCCCTACGAATACGGTATCGACTTCGAATCATCAGCACCGGAATCGGTTCAAGATCTCTTGGCTGAAGTAGCTTCAGAAGGTTAG